A stretch of Henckelia pumila isolate YLH828 chromosome 4, ASM3356847v2, whole genome shotgun sequence DNA encodes these proteins:
- the LOC140863390 gene encoding putative disease resistance RPP13-like protein 1, protein MAVGELFLGAFLQVLFQKLADGAVMALARRERIDSHFNKLQKSYIYIKAVLVDAEDKQLTMESVKVWLEDIRDAAYDLDDLLDEIITRALVQDSKGFQHHKTSVVCNFIPTWSRFMPGALVSNYKLMSRIKAITKRLDHIAKQRSDLNLRENIGGFSSRPGVIRSESTSVVLESEVYGRDEDKEAIKEMLRVESSSENFSVIPIVGMGGIGKTTLAQLVYNDKDVIKDFHVRAWVCVSEVFDVLKITKTIYESVTKRSGQAKDLDMLQVSLQEKLSKRKFLIVLDDVWNESYVEWHKLCLPFVNVGLSGSRIIVTTRNDTVALVVGSPRSAYHMKLLTDEDCLSLLAQHARASFQERSDLREVGQGLIKKCKGLPLAAKVLGGILRTKNSESEWRNVLNSKIWDLPKENDILPVLRLSYHHLPSHLKHPFAYCSVFPKDYEFDKNELVCLWMGESFLESTNEHQKKEDLGHEYFNELLSRSLFQRVSGSESNFVMHDLINDLAHFVSGGACCRLDEKLDTNQEYQLPTRTRHTSFLRHEYEVFQKFERFRQFQGLRTFLPMPVQNSLVWPPFYLSNRILVELVPRLIHLRVLSLSGYSITELPSSICSLIHLRYLNLSGTSILTLPSSISDLFNLQTLSLSNCRFIHKLPPTLGDLSNLRHLDISNTDLLKDMPVEIGKLRNLQTLPKIILSGDGGLGLKELRFLKHLRGTLAIFELQNIVDLDDAKEATLGCKDEIDDLQLSWGSDISNFQGKSLEDVIDLLRPHQNLSKLKIESYRGPNFPVWIGDPLYRKLSSMILINCTECVSLPPLGQLPELKHLRIGGMPRIKGIGIEFYGNGAEAPFQKLETLRFDHMLGWEKWSAFAEAESLIHFPLLRQLTMFKCNKLNVVSPLSLPSLQELDIEGCSIVLLKSFRNLDALNYLKVESITGLSHLPMELMVSLATLDVLEFCSCNEMLALWPNGISLKPLTKLRRMVIAECSQLVSLGEGAQQLPCSLEVLELFRCGSLTSLSNDLSNLGSLRELIIKNCAKFVDFPQKGIPPALKRLEILSCNGLKSLPGDISMLERLEIKECSSLKTWKMVFPTTLKKLSIKNCTSLEPVTEFMFPQNNVISLEDLSLSNWPNFNNFLHRLYNFSHLFELYLSKCYGLKSFPEQGLPPNLRALSVEECQQLRSFPTRFRSMTCLTSLEIRSCPKLENFPNCDFPPNLSSLRIWDSKKFKPLNTWGLHRLESLQEFSICGGFKDLDLLGDTNLFPPSLVRFSIARFPMLNSISKVLENLVLLRHLSVMNCGKLSLLPSEQLLEKLWHLEISECPLLSQRCLKDKGEFWPMIAGVPCVKIDGNHVYQQRD, encoded by the coding sequence ATGGCTGTGGGGGAGCTATTCCTTGGAGCATTTCTTCAGGTACTGTTTCAGAAATTGGCCGATGGTGCTGTGATGGCCTTAGCCCGCCGAGAGAGGATCGATAGCCATTTCAATAAGCTACAGAAATCGTATATCTATATTAAGGCCGTGCTCGTGGATGCTGAAGATAAGCAGTTGACAATGGAATCTGTAAAAGTATGGTTGGAGGACATAAGGGATGCGGCTTATGACTTGGATGATTTATTAGATGAGATCATCACCCGAGCGTTGGTTCAAGATTCAAAGGGATTCCAACATCATAAGACTAGCGTGGTATGTAATTTCATTCCTACTTGGAGCAGGTTCATGCCCGGAGCACTTGTATCGAACTATAAGCTGATGTCCAGGATAAAGGCCATTACAAAAAGACTTGATCACATTGCTAAACAAAGGAGTGATTTGAATTTGAGGGAAAACATAGGAGGGTTTTCCAGTCGACCAGGAGTAATCAGGTCAGAAAGTACTTCTGTAGTTTTGGAATCTGAAGTTTACGGGAGAGATGAAGATAAAGAAGCAATAAAAGAAATGCTCAGGGTTGAGTCGAGCAGTGAGAATTTTAGTGTCATTCCTATTGTTGGAATGGGTGGTATTGGGAAAACAACCCTTGCCCAACTGGTTTATAATGATAAAGATGTGATTAAAGACTTCCATGTGAGGGCTTGGGTTTGTGTTTCTGAAGTGTTTGATGTGCTTAAGATCACCAAAACAATTTATGAGTCAGTGACTAAAAGAAGTGGTCAGGCCAAGGATTTAGATATGCTTCAAGTGAGTCTACAAGAGAAGTTATCTAAGAGAAAGTTCCTTATTGTTTTAGATGATGTTTGGAATGAGAGCTATGTAGAGTGGCACAAGCTATGCCTTCCTTTTGTCAACGTTGGGCTATCGGGAAGCAGAATCATAGTTACAACTCGCAATGATACTGTCGCATTGGTGGTAGGCTCTCCTAGATCCGCCTACCACATGAAGTTATTGACTGATGAAGATTGCCTATCTCTATTGGCTCAACATGCTCGGGCATCTTTCCAAGAGAGATCAGATTTACGAGAAGTTGGTCAAGGACTGATAAAAAAATGTAAAGGCTTACCATTGGCTGCAAAGGTACTTGGTGGAATTTTACGCACTAAAAATAGTGAAAGCGAATGGAGAAATGTTTTGAATAGCAAGATATGGGATTTACCGAAAGAAAATGATATCCTTCCCGTTCTCAGATTAAGTTACCACCATCTTCCTTCACATTTGAAGCATCCATTTGCATATTGCTCAGTTTTTCCCAAGGATTATGAATTTGATAAGAACGAGCTCGTGTGCTTATGGATGGGAGAAAGTTTTCTTGAAAGTACAAATGAGCATCAAAAGAAAGAAGACTTGGGACATGAGTACTTCAATGAGCTTCTATCAAGATCCTTATTCCAAAGAGTAAGTGGAAGTGAGTCGAATTTTGTAATGCATGATCTTATAAATGATTTAGCTCATTTTGTTTCGGGAGGGGCGTGctgccgtttggatgagaaattgGATACTAATCAGGAGTACCAATTACCCACGAGAACTCGTCACACTTCTTTCCTTCGTCATGAATATGAAGTTTTCCAAAAATTCGAGCGTTTCCGGCAATTTCAAGGTTTGAGAACATTCTTGCCGATGCCAGTGCAAAATTCACTTGTTTGGCCTCCTTTCTACTTATCTAATAGGATTTTGGTTGAATTGGTGCCAAGATTGATTCACTTAAGAGTTTTATCTTTAAGCGGCTATTCTATCACTGAGCTGCCAAGTTCCATTTGCAGCTTGATACATTTACGGTACCTGAATCTATCTGGGACTTCAATTCTTACTTTGCCTTCTTCGATAAGTGATCTCTTCAATTTGCAAACTTTGTCTTTAAGTAATTGTCGTTTCATCCACAAGCTGCCACCGACCCTGGGGGATCTATCTAACTTGCGCCATCTTGACATCTCTAATacagatctgttgaaagatatGCCGGTTGAAATTGGTAAATTAAGAAACCTCCAGACGTTACCCAAGATCATTTTGAGTGGAGATGGTGGTTTGGGACTCAAAGAATTGAGGTTTCTGAAGCATTTACGAGGAACTCTAGCCATTTTTGAGTTGCAAAATATTGTAGATCTTGATGATGCAAAAGAAGCGACTCTCGGGTGTAAGGACGAAATTGATGACTTACAACTGTCATGGGGAAGCGACATTAGCAATTTTCAAGGTAAAAGTTTGGAAGATGTGATAGACTTGCTAAGGCCTCATCAAAACTTAAGCAAGCTCAAGATTGAATCATATAGGGGCCCGAACTTCCCAGTTTGGATTGGGGATCCATTATATCGAAAACTGTCAAGTATGATTCTCATCAATTGTACTGAATGCGTATCTTTACCCCCTTTAGGACAACTTCCAGAGCTCAAACATCTGCGTATAGGAGGTATGCCAAGAATCAAGGGCATTGGAATCGAGTTTTATGGGAATGGTGCTGAGGCCCCATTTCAAAAACTAGAAACTTTGAGATTTGATCACATGCTGGGCTGGGAGAAATGGTCAGCTTTTGCCGAAGCGGAGAGCCTGATACACTTTCCACTTCTTCGTCAACTGACAATGTTTAAATGCAACAAATTAAACGTTGTTTCTCCTTTGAGTTTACCTTCTTTGCAGGAGTTAGACATTGAGGGATGTAGCATTGTTCTGTTAAAAAGTTTTCGTAATCTCGATGCATTAAACTATTTGAAAGTTGAGTCTATCACTGGACTATCTCATTTACCAATGGAACTTATGGTGTCTTTAGCCACACTGGACGTTTTAGAGTTTTGTAGCTGCAATGAGATGCTTGCTCTTTGGCCAAACGGGATTTCCCTCAAACCACTTACCAAATTAAGACGCATGGTTATTGCAGAATGTTCTCAACTTGTGTCATTGGGAGAAGGGGCACAACAACTGCCTTGTAGTCTTGAAGTTCTTGAGTTATTTCGTTGTGGAAGTTTGACGTCCCTCTCGAATGATTTAAGCAACCTCGGATCATTGAGAGAACTGATTATAAAAAATTGTGCTAAATTTGTTGACTTTCCACAAAAAGGTATTCCTCCTGCCCTTAAACGCTTGGAGATTCTTAGTTGCAATGGCCTTAAGTCCCTTCCAGGTGACATATCCATGCTCGAAAGACTCGAGATTAAGGAATGCTCGTCTTTGAAGACTTGGAAAATGGTTTTCCCGACCACCCTTAAGAAACTTTCAATAAAAAATTGCACTAGTTTGGAGCCTGTTACAGAGTTCATGTTCCCTCAAAACAATGTAATATCCCTTGAAGATCTTAGTCTATCCAATTGGCCGAACTTCAACAACTTCCTCCATCGTTTGTACAACTTTTCACATCTTTTTGAACTGTATCTATCAAAGTGTTATGGTCTAAAGAGTTTTCCAGAACAAGGCTTGCCACCAAACCTAAGAGCACTTTCCGTCGAAGAATGTCAACAACTGAGGTCCTTTCCCACAAGGTTTCGGAGCATGACGTGCCTTACATCACTCGAGATACGAAGTTGCCCCAAGCTTGAAAACTTTCCGAATTGTGATTTCCCTCCGAACTTATCTTCACTTAGGATCTGGGACTCCAAGAAATTTAAGCCCTTAAACACGTGGGGCCTACACAGACTCGAGTCGCTCCAAGAATTTTCAATATGCGGCGGATTTAAAGATCTTGATCTACTTGGTGACACCAACCTCTTTCCTCCTTCTCTCGTAAGATTCTCGATTGCAAGATTTCCAATGCTTAATTCAATATCCAAGGTCCTTGAAAATCTTGTGTTGCTTCGACATTTATCAGTCATGAACTGTGGGAAACTTAGTCTGTTGCCTAGCGAACAACTGCTCGAAAAGCTTTGGCATTTAGAAATTAGTGAATGTCCACTTCTCAGCCAAAGGTGTCTAAAAGACAAAGGCGAATTTTGGCCCATGATTGCTGGAGTACCTTGTGTAAAGATTGATGGAAATCACGTGTATCAACAGAGAGATTAA